The following proteins are encoded in a genomic region of Ovis canadensis isolate MfBH-ARS-UI-01 breed Bighorn chromosome 12, ARS-UI_OviCan_v2, whole genome shotgun sequence:
- the LOC138416087 gene encoding uncharacterized protein isoform X1, translating to MGSRSGALAGSDSFWRGPRGGSEPWARRSYVARRCRTETPHSRISRATASRHQLSECERPRQSGPGRQGASVSGGSGWPVLAARSSAGCAGRPPSAARSEAMLLSSTEILLHQAGRLAARPCMRRGSTVKRGADRAAEMGSSCSSSSSSCSRRASSFCALCSTCRFSICCSMRRMSASVMSSPKGPRMALCSREYLQPSRG from the coding sequence ATGGGCTCACGGTCCGGCGCGCTGGCAGGCAGCGACAGCTTCTGGCGCGGGCCGCGCGGGGGCTCCGAGCCCTGGGCGCGTCGCTCATACGTGGCGCGGAGGTGCCGCACTGAGACACCGCACTCGAGGATCTCGCGCGCCACGGCCTCGCGGCACCAGCTGAGCGAATGCGAGCGGCCCAGGCAGAGCGGGCCTGGCCGCCAGGGGGCGTCAGTCAGCGGCGGCAGCGGCTGGCCCGTGTTGGCAGCCAGGAGCTCAGCCGGGTGTGCTGGCCGTCCGCCCAGCGCGGCCAGGAGCGAGGCCATGCTCTTGAGCAGCACGGAGATCTTGCTGCACCAGGCGGGCAGGCTGGCGGCGCGGCCGTGCATGCGGCGCGGGTCGACGGTGAAGCGCGGTGCCGACAGGGCGGCCGAGATGGGCAGCAgctgctccagctccagctccagctgcTCCAGGCGCGCCTCCAGCTTCTGCGCCTTGTGCAGCACTTGCAGGTTCTCAATTTGCTGCTCGATGCGAAGGATGTCGGCCTCGGTCATGAGTTCCCCGAAGGGCCCGAGGATGGCGTTGTGCTCTCGGGAGTACCTCCAGCCCTCGCGGGGGTAG
- the LOC138416087 gene encoding uncharacterized protein isoform X2, translating to MRPGLGRAPIWVRKGGKPLPRARGLPPPRMRQRRGFRGAGEGAAAGRAPRRKTKSSPTELGKSSAHFDIQRTCKYILQAVFEELSSEVLESVAPAAPAGLHFLDHHAVEETDELPRVAAQPIEHLVAQQVAELALLAAQAHFEQLEVAEHEEVQREAVVAPGRAAVEGRQEVLGPVQAVRQGPATGLPRRHLP from the exons ATGCGGCCGGGGCTGGGCCGGGCGCcgatctgggtcaggaagggaggAAAACCCCTTCCCCGAGCTCGGGGCCTGCCTCCGCCCAGGATGCGCCAGCGACGTGGGTTCCGGGgtgcgggggagggggcggcagCCGGACGCGCGCCCCGCAGGAAAACAAAGTCATCACCCACGGAGCTTGGGAAGAGCTCTGCACACTTTGACATTCAACGAACATGCAAATATAT CCTCCAGGCTGTCTTCGAAGAACTGTCGTCTGAGGTCCTCGAATCCGTCGCTCCAGCTGCGCCGGCCGGCCTCCACTTCCTCGATCACCACGCGGTGGAAGAGACGGATGAGCTCCCACGGGTGGCTGCCCAGCCGATCGAACATCTCGTAGCACAGCAGGTGGCGGAACTTGCGCTCCTCGCGGCTCAGGCCCATTTCGAGCAGCTGGAAGTAGCCGAGCATGAAGAGGTCCAACGTGAGGCTGTCGTAGCGCCGGGGCGCGCCGCTGTCGAGGGGCGGCAGGAAGTGCTCGGGCCAGTACAAGCCGTGCGCCAGGGCCCGGCCACGGGGCTGCCGCGCCGGCACTTGCCGTAG